From a single Cyclobacterium marinum DSM 745 genomic region:
- a CDS encoding ABC transporter substrate-binding protein: MKILLYFLILILPVMPAFSQEGFEQFEQAKKQIQQGNQSEAMELLRPYLDKEKFASLSDYARFHFARAAYENRQFELAKEALNSLLDTRGFAKKDDVRYLLALCYFQQSTPNDALRLIKEISDEDLKEEAYRATYNFLKVSASSSLAVQYGLFPENDGLVMALKQRLETQGSMSTNERKLYDQIKNRSFSKGDGNTFLAEKDDVLDIAIVLPFNYEGRSGAQFLKANNFVLQLHQGIKLALEQAQSNGVKLNFKTFDTERNDAKVRGILEDPFLQKADIVIGPLYPEETALVANYAAKNKIPQINPLSNIDDNINGYEYAYLFRPSIKAISQKVLNYCRKFEGRRVALAYSGTSRDELLAGSFAEMARKSGLQIVRNQKVSTRDMHEFFESLDLSANGNPEADIMVVFSDDPNIASPTFGLVESLGAGMPVVVMESWLYFDFANYDMMEAQNFHFIGNNTVDFNNELLDDFRENYLNVYKDYPTSFAYMGYELADFVTKVINDEEGFDFQKNLDRSNFIEGNLTFGFDFSGVKFNNYVPILSLVDGVLTIED, translated from the coding sequence ATGAAAATATTACTATACTTTCTAATTCTAATCCTGCCTGTAATGCCTGCATTTTCTCAGGAAGGCTTTGAGCAGTTTGAGCAGGCAAAAAAACAAATTCAGCAAGGTAATCAATCGGAGGCCATGGAGTTGCTACGGCCTTATCTTGACAAAGAAAAATTTGCTTCCCTTTCTGATTATGCAAGGTTTCATTTTGCCAGGGCAGCCTATGAAAACAGGCAGTTTGAGCTAGCAAAAGAGGCTTTGAACTCCTTGTTAGATACTCGTGGGTTTGCAAAAAAGGACGATGTACGTTACTTATTGGCTTTGTGTTATTTCCAGCAGTCTACACCCAATGATGCTTTGCGGTTGATCAAAGAAATCTCAGACGAAGATTTAAAAGAAGAAGCTTATCGTGCCACTTATAATTTTCTTAAAGTAAGTGCCTCAAGTTCACTTGCTGTTCAATATGGCCTTTTTCCCGAAAATGATGGCTTGGTAATGGCCCTTAAGCAAAGACTGGAGACACAAGGATCAATGTCGACAAACGAAAGAAAGCTTTACGATCAAATAAAAAACAGGTCTTTTTCTAAAGGGGATGGAAATACTTTTCTAGCAGAGAAGGATGATGTTTTAGATATCGCAATAGTGTTACCATTCAATTATGAAGGCAGGTCAGGTGCACAATTTTTGAAAGCCAATAATTTTGTTTTGCAGCTTCACCAAGGTATTAAATTGGCTTTGGAACAAGCCCAATCCAATGGCGTAAAATTAAACTTTAAGACTTTTGACACTGAAAGAAATGATGCGAAGGTAAGAGGTATACTCGAAGATCCATTTTTGCAAAAGGCTGATATTGTTATCGGTCCGCTATACCCTGAAGAGACAGCACTTGTAGCTAATTATGCAGCAAAAAATAAAATACCTCAAATAAATCCCCTTTCCAATATTGATGACAATATCAATGGCTACGAGTACGCCTATTTATTTAGACCATCCATAAAGGCCATAAGTCAAAAAGTATTGAACTACTGCAGAAAATTTGAGGGCAGGAGGGTCGCCTTGGCCTATTCAGGAACCAGTAGGGATGAGTTGTTGGCAGGGAGCTTTGCAGAAATGGCCAGAAAGAGTGGGCTTCAAATAGTAAGAAATCAAAAGGTTTCGACCAGAGACATGCATGAGTTTTTCGAAAGTCTGGACTTGAGTGCAAATGGCAATCCTGAGGCTGATATTATGGTAGTATTTTCTGATGACCCCAATATTGCTTCACCAACCTTTGGACTTGTAGAGTCTTTAGGTGCAGGGATGCCTGTGGTGGTGATGGAGAGCTGGTTGTATTTTGACTTTGCCAATTATGACATGATGGAAGCGCAAAACTTTCATTTTATAGGTAACAATACGGTTGACTTTAACAATGAGCTCTTGGATGATTTTAGAGAGAATTACTTAAATGTTTACAAGGATTACCCAACTTCCTTTGCCTACATGGGCTATGAGTTGGCAGATTTTGTAACAAAGGTCATCAATGATGAAGAAGGGTTTGATTTTCAGAAAAACCTTGACCGAAGCAATTTTATTGAAGGAAATTTGACCTTTGGTTTTGATTTTTCAGGAGTGAAATTTAATAATTACGTCCCCATTTTAAGTTTGGTGGATGGCGTTTTGACTATTGAAGATTAA
- the hemL gene encoding glutamate-1-semialdehyde 2,1-aminomutase — protein sequence MNTSKSKQLFEKAKEFIPGGVNSPVRAFKAVGGDPLFISHAEGAYIYDVDGNEYIEAINSWGPMVLGHNHPLVREAVIKAMEKGTSFGAPTGMEVEIAELITKMVPSVEKVRMVNSGTEATMSAVRLARGFTGKDKFLKFEGNYHGHGDSFLISAGSGAITMGNPDSPGVTSGTAKDTLLAPFNDLEKVKEVVEANKGEIAAIILEPVAGNMGCVLPEPGFLEGLREICDVEEIVLIFDEVMTGFRLSPGGAQQYLGVTPDLTTMGKIIGGGMPVGAYGGKAEIMDFVSPSGPVYQAGTLSGNPIAMSAGLTMLKYLDENPNVYTQLEKTGETLVTGLKDSLKRVGLPYTINNLGSMYTLFFTDQKVKNFADAQTCDTGIFGKYFRGMLEKGIYLAPSQFESLFLSTALEDTHLNKILEANEKTLKSL from the coding sequence ATGAATACAAGTAAAAGCAAGCAACTTTTTGAGAAAGCGAAAGAATTTATTCCGGGTGGAGTAAACTCACCTGTCAGGGCTTTTAAAGCTGTTGGAGGAGATCCATTGTTTATTTCTCATGCAGAAGGTGCCTATATCTATGATGTAGATGGCAATGAGTATATCGAAGCCATTAACAGTTGGGGGCCAATGGTGCTAGGACATAACCACCCTTTGGTGCGTGAGGCCGTAATCAAAGCCATGGAAAAAGGGACTTCCTTTGGAGCACCTACAGGCATGGAAGTAGAAATAGCGGAACTGATTACCAAAATGGTTCCTTCCGTAGAGAAAGTAAGGATGGTAAATAGTGGTACTGAAGCCACCATGTCCGCAGTAAGACTTGCAAGAGGGTTTACCGGAAAAGATAAATTTTTAAAATTTGAAGGGAACTACCATGGTCATGGAGATAGCTTCCTGATTTCAGCAGGCTCAGGGGCCATTACAATGGGTAACCCCGATTCCCCCGGAGTTACTTCAGGAACAGCCAAAGACACCCTTTTAGCTCCTTTCAATGACTTGGAGAAAGTCAAAGAAGTTGTGGAGGCGAATAAAGGTGAAATTGCAGCCATTATTTTGGAACCGGTTGCGGGAAATATGGGCTGTGTATTGCCTGAACCGGGCTTTTTGGAAGGTTTAAGGGAAATTTGTGATGTGGAAGAAATCGTGCTGATTTTTGATGAGGTAATGACCGGGTTTAGGTTGTCTCCCGGAGGTGCCCAACAGTATTTAGGGGTTACACCTGATCTCACCACTATGGGTAAAATTATTGGTGGTGGAATGCCGGTAGGAGCATATGGCGGAAAAGCCGAAATTATGGATTTTGTCTCTCCTTCAGGACCTGTTTACCAGGCAGGAACACTTTCAGGAAATCCCATTGCCATGTCAGCAGGACTTACTATGCTTAAATACCTGGATGAAAACCCTAATGTATATACTCAGTTAGAAAAAACAGGCGAAACCTTGGTGACCGGCCTTAAAGATAGTCTTAAACGTGTGGGGCTTCCTTATACCATCAATAATTTGGGAAGCATGTACACGCTTTTCTTTACAGACCAAAAAGTAAAGAACTTTGCAGATGCCCAAACTTGTGATACTGGAATTTTTGGGAAGTATTTTAGAGGAATGCTTGAAAAAGGTATTTATCTGGCTCCTTCTCAATTTGAAAGTTTGTTCCTCTCAACTGCACTCGAGGATACCCACTTGAATAAAATTCTTGAGGCTAATGAAAAAACCTTAAAAAGTCTATAA
- the guaA gene encoding glutamine-hydrolyzing GMP synthase: MAEQILILDFGSQYTQLIARRVRELDVYCEIHPYNKIPPITSDIKGVILSGSPCSVKDSDAPDLDLSPLRGKLPLLGVCYGAQLMAQKFGGEVKPSDTREYGRARLSYLDTHSPLLKEMTHDSQVWMSHGDTIKELPEGFDIIASTQNVKVAAYQVQGEETFGIQFHPEVTHSEEGKNLLRNFVVQICDCAQDWTSDVFIDATVASLKESIGKDRVVMGLSGGVDSSVAATLIHRAIGDQLTCVFVDNGLLRKNEFEEVLDSYKGMGLNVIGVDAKQKFYDALAGISDPEGKRKAIGKTFIEVFDDEAHKIKDVKWLGQGTIYPDVIESVSVNGPSATIKSHHNVGGLPDFMKLKVVEPLNTLFKDGVREVGKALGIADTIIGRHPFPGPGLGIRILGDITAEKVQTLQEVDHIFIQGLKDADLYDDVWQAGSMLLPVQSVGVMGDERTYERVVALRAVSSVDGMTADWVHLPYDFLGKVSNDIINKVKGVNRVVYDISSKPPATIEWE; encoded by the coding sequence ATGGCAGAACAGATTTTAATCCTAGACTTTGGTTCTCAATACACGCAGCTTATCGCCAGACGTGTTAGAGAACTGGATGTATATTGTGAAATTCACCCGTATAATAAAATTCCACCTATCACTTCCGATATTAAGGGAGTTATCCTTTCCGGGAGCCCTTGTTCTGTAAAGGATAGTGATGCTCCAGACTTGGACTTGAGCCCTTTGAGAGGGAAACTTCCCCTATTGGGCGTTTGCTATGGGGCACAGTTGATGGCACAGAAGTTTGGAGGAGAGGTAAAACCTTCAGATACCAGGGAATATGGCAGGGCCAGGCTTTCATATTTAGATACCCATTCGCCTTTATTAAAAGAGATGACGCATGATTCTCAGGTGTGGATGTCGCATGGTGATACGATCAAAGAGCTGCCGGAAGGTTTCGATATTATAGCTAGTACACAGAATGTAAAGGTAGCAGCCTATCAGGTTCAAGGAGAGGAGACTTTTGGTATTCAATTTCATCCGGAGGTAACCCATTCTGAAGAGGGGAAAAACCTCTTAAGAAATTTTGTGGTTCAGATTTGTGATTGTGCTCAGGATTGGACATCCGATGTGTTTATAGATGCTACAGTAGCTTCATTGAAAGAAAGTATAGGAAAAGACCGTGTGGTAATGGGCTTGTCCGGAGGGGTTGATTCTTCCGTGGCAGCTACCCTTATTCATAGGGCCATAGGTGATCAACTGACCTGTGTCTTTGTTGACAACGGCTTGTTAAGAAAAAATGAGTTTGAAGAAGTTCTGGATTCCTACAAAGGAATGGGGCTTAATGTCATTGGTGTGGATGCCAAGCAGAAGTTTTATGATGCTTTGGCAGGCATATCAGACCCTGAAGGAAAAAGAAAAGCAATAGGTAAAACCTTTATCGAGGTTTTTGATGATGAAGCCCATAAAATTAAAGATGTGAAATGGCTGGGACAAGGCACCATTTATCCGGATGTGATCGAATCCGTTTCTGTTAATGGTCCTTCAGCGACCATCAAATCTCACCATAATGTAGGTGGATTGCCTGATTTTATGAAACTTAAAGTAGTGGAGCCACTGAACACACTTTTTAAAGATGGCGTAAGGGAAGTAGGTAAAGCTTTGGGAATAGCAGATACCATCATTGGAAGGCATCCTTTTCCGGGCCCCGGGTTAGGGATCAGGATATTGGGTGATATCACAGCCGAGAAAGTGCAAACCCTTCAAGAGGTCGATCATATATTTATCCAAGGTCTAAAGGATGCAGATTTATACGATGATGTATGGCAAGCAGGATCTATGCTACTACCGGTTCAGTCGGTAGGGGTTATGGGTGACGAAAGGACATATGAAAGAGTGGTGGCGCTTAGGGCGGTGTCTTCCGTAGATGGGATGACAGCGGATTGGGTGCATTTACCTTACGATTTCTTAGGAAAGGTATCCAATGATATCATCAATAAAGTCAAAGGAGTAAATAGGGTGGTGTACGACATCAGTTCCAAGCCGCCTGCAACCATTGAGTGGGAATAA